Below is a window of Mucilaginibacter sp. PAMC 26640 DNA.
TGCAATAGCAAGTGCGATTTTCTTCATTTAATCTTGTTAATTGTTGTAAAATGAACAACAAATGTATATTAAATTGGACGTTGTGTCTATTGTTGGATACAAATCTATATATTATTTGCAAACCACCAAACTAATTGTGAAATAAATTTCATGTTCGTTAGTGTAAAAAATATTAACCCTTGTTAATAAAACTATCGTCAAAGTAAACCCAAACAGCCTAATTAAATCGATAAACAAGTATTTATCAGATCATTAAAAACAAAGTTAAAAACCTGCTGACTGATTCACTATCGAGATATATTTCAAACTGCGAAACATTTTGAACCCTCATTTGCAATTTCAATTAAATGGCACTTAAAATTGAAATAATGCGAATTCTGCAAATTTCATTTTACAATACCCGACAGGATGGTTTGCATTGGTGTATGCCGCTTAACTTGTAATTTAACGCAAGTTTAGAGCAAAAGCTGCAATACCGTACAACAAGCGCTTAAGACATGCACGTAATACAAACAATTAGGTGATTTAAATTCGTGCTTCCCAAATCTTCACAAAACAAAAAGAATATTGAACTTGAATAATAAAATTAAGCGAAAAGATTATTGTGGGAAATCAAGCTATTACACCTTTATAAAGGGTACATTTTACACCCTACCCAAATCATATTTTGCTTTTGGGGATTTATAGCTTGTTACCATAAAAAACTATCCGGTTTTGTAAATAATTCTTACAACAAATTCGTTGCAGTTTCGGTTATTTGCAGGATATAATTAGATTTGCACATTCTCTTAGAATTGTTTTTAATAAATGAGTTCAATCGAAATAACTAAAGACACCTACCTGATGTGGTATGAGTCTATGCTTTTAATGCGGAAATTCGAAGAAAAAACTGGTCAGTTATATGGCCAGCAAAAGATCCGTGGATTTTGCCACCTGTACATTGGCCAGGAAGCAGTATTAGCCGGCGCTATGTCGGCTATGCGTCACGAGGATAGTATGATCACCGCTTATCGTGATCATGCCCACGCATTAGCAAAAGGCACACATCCAAACGCTATCATGGCCGAGATGTATGGTAAAGCAACCGGATGCTCTAAAGGCAAAGGTGGCTCTATGCACATGTTTGATAAAGCCAACCATTTTTATGGCGGGCACGGCATTGTTGGCGGACAGGTACCTATGGGTGCAGGTGTAGCCTTTGCCGAAAAGTTTAAAGGTACCGATAACGTAAACATTACCTATATGGGTGATGGTGCTGTTCGCCAGGGTGCTTTAACCGAAACTTTTAATATGGCCGCATTATGGAAACTCCCCGTAATTTTTGTTTGCGAAAACAATGGTTACGCCATGGGTACTTCTGTAGAGCGTACCACCATACAAACAGATATCTATAAATTAGGTTTACC
It encodes the following:
- a CDS encoding pyruvate dehydrogenase (acetyl-transferring) E1 component subunit alpha is translated as MSSIEITKDTYLMWYESMLLMRKFEEKTGQLYGQQKIRGFCHLYIGQEAVLAGAMSAMRHEDSMITAYRDHAHALAKGTHPNAIMAEMYGKATGCSKGKGGSMHMFDKANHFYGGHGIVGGQVPMGAGVAFAEKFKGTDNVNITYMGDGAVRQGALTETFNMAALWKLPVIFVCENNGYAMGTSVERTTIQTDIYKLGLPYGIPSSPVDGMDPVAVHNAMDEAISRARRGEGPTFLEMRTYRFKGHSMSDPQKYRTKEELESYKAKDPIEVVKLAIQKEGYADDQWFEEIEAKIKGQVDEAVKFAEESPWPEASELYTDVYVQQDYPYIRD